In one Pseudomonas purpurea genomic region, the following are encoded:
- a CDS encoding type VI secretion protein codes for MPVRHWQAVLLTLVVLCGLGGCSGNYKFNDNTYRPLGDPQAVNRGK; via the coding sequence ATGCCTGTACGTCACTGGCAAGCTGTCCTGCTGACCCTCGTCGTTCTATGCGGCCTCGGTGGCTGTAGCGGCAATTACAAATTCAACGACAACACCTATCGCCCACTGGGTGATCCGCAGGCGGTCAATCGCGGCAAGTGA